Proteins from a single region of Streptococcus mitis:
- a CDS encoding WXG100 family type VII secretion target, which yields MSGQIRVSPETLQSRAREYGKAANDIRVILSNLQRLQDTLRSEWEGAAFQGFDQQFSELKPKVENFADLMQQINTQLDKTAQAMQQNDQDLSRNFGLQ from the coding sequence ATGTCAGGACAAATTCGTGTATCTCCAGAAACCCTCCAATCACGTGCACGTGAATATGGAAAAGCTGCAAACGATATCAGAGTTATTTTGAGCAATCTTCAACGCTTGCAAGATACCTTGCGTTCGGAATGGGAAGGTGCTGCGTTCCAAGGCTTTGATCAACAATTCTCTGAATTGAAACCAAAGGTTGAAAACTTTGCTGATTTAATGCAACAAATCAATACACAACTTGATAAGACTGCTCAAGCGATGCAACAAAATGACCAAGACTTATCTAGAAACTTTGGTCTTCAATAA
- the essB gene encoding type VII secretion protein EssB, producing MEVQKIELVVGDIKGNREIAYALLTAIQPYFVNQNVIEVEGKLTIESLLTDEYYSWDKLTTMIEEEKLRHLINVGQLFNSLKDSIYTYELSPSNLVFSRNGNPLFIFRGVKGQVPPYDALKMEAFTVNFKAMIVSLLDKKVSYEKLVEGQSPFYKGKLFCETIMKSENLDEILALLLEKYLEEKEQNKEKFSRVPNKLVSRLKWTTIIASFIGVLSIVGVFYFALFAMPNQQMISDLRLAFVNQDYSSVVSTVKNTDSKSLSQDDAYMVAYSVIKTEPLTEAQKTELSKISSQSSTDYLRYWVLIGQSKVDEAIDIASYLDDPQLLMYGLTKKVDEVQRNPNLTSEQRTEQLNNYKSKLEELKKNYLTPEANKSNTPSASTESR from the coding sequence ATGGAAGTTCAAAAAATTGAATTAGTAGTTGGAGATATCAAGGGAAATCGTGAAATAGCTTATGCTTTATTAACAGCAATACAACCTTATTTTGTGAATCAAAATGTTATTGAGGTAGAAGGTAAACTAACGATTGAAAGTCTATTGACAGATGAATATTATTCTTGGGATAAGCTGACTACTATGATTGAGGAAGAAAAATTACGTCATCTGATCAATGTTGGTCAATTATTTAACTCGCTGAAGGATTCAATTTATACTTATGAGTTATCACCTAGTAATCTAGTGTTTTCACGAAATGGGAACCCTCTATTCATTTTTCGTGGTGTTAAAGGGCAAGTGCCTCCCTATGATGCATTGAAGATGGAGGCGTTTACAGTTAACTTTAAAGCTATGATAGTATCTCTATTAGATAAAAAGGTAAGTTATGAAAAATTAGTGGAGGGACAGTCGCCATTTTATAAAGGAAAACTGTTTTGTGAGACCATCATGAAGTCTGAAAATTTGGATGAAATCTTAGCCTTACTACTAGAAAAATACTTAGAAGAAAAGGAACAAAATAAAGAAAAATTTTCACGTGTTCCTAATAAACTTGTTTCGCGGTTGAAGTGGACTACCATTATTGCATCATTTATTGGAGTGCTATCAATTGTTGGAGTGTTTTACTTTGCATTGTTCGCTATGCCTAATCAACAAATGATTTCAGATTTACGTTTGGCTTTTGTAAACCAAGATTATTCATCGGTTGTATCTACTGTTAAAAATACAGATTCTAAATCACTTAGTCAAGATGATGCTTATATGGTGGCTTATTCCGTCATTAAAACAGAGCCTTTAACAGAAGCGCAAAAGACAGAGCTATCCAAAATATCAAGTCAATCAAGTACAGACTATCTTCGTTACTGGGTCTTAATTGGGCAGTCGAAAGTTGATGAAGCTATAGATATTGCAAGTTACTTAGATGACCCACAATTATTGATGTATGGTCTTACCAAAAAGGTTGATGAAGTTCAGAGAAATCCTAACCTCACATCTGAACAACGTACTGAGCAACTAAACAATTATAAGAGTAAATTGGAAGAATTGAAGAAAAACTACCTAACACCAGAGGCGAATAAGTCGAATACGCCTTCAGCTTCAACAGAGTCAAGATAG
- the essC gene encoding type VII secretion protein EssC: MNYLFFEDNVYPLYTGNTYQLGPSIASNIYLPILENVVLEVKETGVELLGETYSYGYHLVSIAEDISVSLLIIKNTEYYLLPEKILYLSDKKEATIRLVDFPIEIILSFDGTNKTIYSASPYYLNGERRTGTQNIQDMDQLVFEQGLALSVQKQILSIHSLFSIETSLLPFSEVMVEDRSKEFHRSPRIILREPEDKVTIASAPTDDEGNKQSLLRLIITPLAMIVFTILTVYFTRSGGMMFMMMGMSVITIGTSIHTYFSDKKSHKELQEQKIVEYMKYLETKYSQLANLRKEQVKALVYHFPGMDQILEMVEKTDRRIYEKTLYHFDFLSYRLGLGEVNSSFSIEYSDSELTKYNVAANQKIQELLSYYRVTKQVPITHTLTNPTGYIGTRQIVIEQVQQMMMQLATFQSYHDLQFIPIFREEEFELWNWSRWLPHTKIKALNSRGFVYNQRTRDQLLTSLYQVIKDRKLDSEQDKGKEKQYSPHYILFLTDLSLMLDHNIMEYINEDLSHLGIHYVFVEEVLESLPEHVKTVVDYRGDKKGTVLLQDGNYTNKEITPLPPVSLSEKENFARNLAGIHHVQTLRNSIPNSITFLEMYGVNKVEELELLKRWQDNETFQTMAVPLGVRGRDDILYLNIHEKAHGPHGLIAGTTGSGKSELIQSYILSLAVNYHPYEVAFLLIDYKGGGMANLFADLPHVVGTITNLDGNQANRALVSIKAELKKRQRIFAENDVNHINQYMKLFKEGKVKEPLPHLLIISDEFAELKANQPDFMDELVSTARIGRSLGVKLILATQKPSGVVNDQIWSNSKFKIALKVQDAADSREVIKTPDAAEITQTGRAYLQVGNNEIYELFQSAWSGADYNPEGRNHVQKNTTVYEITSNGQYNAINKDLSGLVNKKEAKAVPTELDAIVEKAREVFDGLHIHQVASPWLPPLEEKIYAKDTQSTNYKDYWGRSEALQPILIGYQDIPERQEQSPLYFNMEQRGHILLVSSPGFGKSTFLQNFAMDVIRKHTPDQVHFYLYDFGTSGLISISDFPHVADYFTLDETEKIMKSLRFLNREIKTRKHALSQARATNLRQYNQLSDESFPTIFIEIDGFDSVMDAPFVDAFYDTLNVIARDGASLGIYLVVTLSRLNAMRLQLQSNFKTKISLFLFDTSDLSGVVGRSNIPLDEIKGRAIAKLDDIVQFQVMLPYSSEHYTDYIKEVRAEQEAMAVAYDGPLPAGIPMLPEKVTKEVMAEILESSRDFILGLEREAVVPATFSFERPLLIASDSPAFVTNYYKLLEYHLNRLSGVYNTVILDPSQRINSQFFDGIQRFDTSLEVDNVMKTILEDFKKRVASPNQDYPKWLILIPDIAATAMAAGVSELDFKQLLSEGAQYGVTLLFIGAYQDLVANNYDNFVKLVNQLVEQVFLGVRISDQDHTRYPYITNEPALKPNQGYILYPDHYESVQLLEI; this comes from the coding sequence ATGAATTATTTATTTTTTGAAGACAATGTTTATCCACTCTATACAGGAAATACCTATCAACTGGGGCCTTCTATAGCTTCTAATATCTATCTTCCTATTCTTGAAAATGTGGTGTTGGAAGTCAAGGAAACGGGAGTTGAACTGCTCGGAGAGACTTATTCTTATGGGTATCATTTGGTTTCCATAGCTGAAGATATAAGTGTATCCTTATTGATTATTAAAAACACCGAGTATTACCTTCTTCCCGAAAAAATACTATATTTATCAGATAAGAAAGAAGCGACTATTCGCTTAGTTGATTTTCCTATAGAAATCATTTTGAGCTTTGATGGGACAAATAAGACGATTTATAGTGCTAGTCCATATTATCTTAATGGTGAAAGAAGAACAGGGACGCAAAATATTCAAGATATGGACCAACTTGTTTTTGAACAAGGTCTAGCTTTATCCGTTCAAAAACAAATCTTATCGATTCATTCACTATTTTCTATTGAGACGAGCTTACTGCCTTTTTCTGAAGTAATGGTCGAGGATCGTTCAAAAGAATTTCATCGCTCTCCACGGATTATTCTGAGAGAACCCGAGGATAAAGTAACGATTGCTTCGGCACCAACAGATGATGAAGGTAACAAACAATCGTTACTAAGATTGATTATTACCCCTTTGGCGATGATTGTCTTTACGATACTAACGGTTTACTTCACACGTAGTGGTGGCATGATGTTCATGATGATGGGGATGTCTGTCATTACTATTGGGACTTCCATTCATACTTATTTTTCTGATAAAAAATCACATAAGGAACTTCAAGAACAGAAAATTGTTGAGTATATGAAATACTTGGAAACCAAGTATTCACAATTAGCTAACTTACGTAAAGAACAAGTTAAGGCTTTGGTGTATCATTTCCCTGGCATGGATCAGATTTTAGAAATGGTAGAAAAAACGGATAGACGTATTTACGAAAAGACACTTTATCATTTTGATTTTCTGTCTTATCGTTTGGGTTTGGGTGAAGTTAATTCTAGTTTTTCTATTGAGTATTCAGATTCTGAATTAACAAAATATAATGTAGCTGCTAACCAAAAAATTCAAGAACTACTTTCCTACTATCGTGTGACTAAGCAGGTACCTATTACACATACATTAACAAATCCTACGGGCTATATCGGAACACGGCAAATAGTGATTGAACAAGTTCAACAGATGATGATGCAATTAGCGACTTTTCAAAGTTACCATGATTTACAGTTTATTCCAATTTTCCGAGAGGAAGAGTTTGAGTTATGGAATTGGAGTCGATGGCTACCTCATACGAAAATAAAAGCACTAAATAGCCGTGGTTTTGTTTACAATCAACGTACTCGAGATCAACTATTAACGTCGCTCTATCAAGTTATTAAAGATAGAAAGTTAGATAGTGAGCAGGATAAAGGGAAAGAAAAGCAATACAGCCCTCATTATATTCTCTTTCTTACAGATTTAAGCCTGATGTTGGATCACAACATTATGGAGTACATCAATGAAGATTTATCCCATTTAGGGATTCATTATGTTTTCGTAGAAGAAGTACTTGAAAGTCTACCAGAACACGTTAAGACAGTTGTTGACTATCGAGGAGATAAAAAAGGTACAGTATTACTTCAGGATGGCAATTATACAAATAAAGAAATTACGCCTCTTCCTCCTGTAAGTTTATCGGAAAAGGAAAATTTTGCGAGAAATCTTGCGGGTATTCATCATGTTCAGACTTTGCGTAATTCGATTCCGAATAGTATTACCTTCCTAGAGATGTATGGAGTCAATAAGGTAGAGGAACTAGAACTTTTAAAACGATGGCAAGACAATGAAACTTTCCAAACAATGGCTGTTCCTCTAGGAGTTCGAGGTAGAGATGATATTCTTTATCTAAACATTCATGAGAAGGCGCATGGGCCTCATGGATTGATTGCTGGTACTACGGGGTCAGGGAAGTCTGAGCTTATTCAGTCCTACATTCTATCTTTAGCTGTGAACTACCATCCGTATGAGGTTGCTTTCCTCTTGATTGACTATAAAGGTGGAGGGATGGCTAATCTCTTTGCAGACCTACCTCATGTTGTTGGTACGATTACAAACTTGGATGGCAACCAGGCCAATCGAGCTCTGGTATCTATCAAAGCTGAACTTAAGAAGCGTCAGCGTATTTTTGCAGAAAATGATGTTAATCATATCAACCAGTATATGAAACTCTTCAAGGAAGGGAAGGTCAAAGAACCATTACCACATCTATTAATCATTAGTGATGAGTTTGCAGAGTTGAAGGCGAATCAACCTGATTTCATGGATGAATTAGTCTCTACAGCTCGTATTGGTCGATCATTGGGGGTTAAATTAATTTTAGCAACCCAAAAACCTAGTGGGGTTGTCAACGATCAAATTTGGTCGAACTCTAAGTTTAAAATAGCTCTTAAAGTACAGGATGCTGCAGATTCTAGAGAAGTAATCAAAACACCTGATGCCGCAGAAATTACCCAGACAGGTAGAGCCTATCTTCAAGTCGGAAACAATGAAATCTATGAGCTATTCCAAAGTGCTTGGTCAGGTGCGGATTATAATCCAGAAGGACGAAATCATGTTCAAAAAAACACAACTGTGTATGAGATTACAAGTAATGGTCAATACAATGCCATTAATAAAGATTTGAGTGGTTTAGTCAATAAAAAAGAAGCAAAGGCTGTTCCAACAGAATTAGACGCCATTGTAGAAAAAGCCCGTGAAGTCTTTGATGGTCTTCATATTCATCAGGTAGCCAGTCCTTGGTTGCCACCACTTGAAGAGAAGATATATGCTAAAGATACACAATCGACTAACTACAAGGATTATTGGGGACGTTCAGAGGCATTGCAACCTATTTTAATTGGGTATCAAGATATTCCAGAAAGACAGGAACAATCTCCCCTTTACTTCAATATGGAACAAAGAGGTCATATTTTATTGGTTTCTAGTCCGGGATTCGGTAAGTCCACTTTTCTACAGAACTTTGCGATGGATGTGATTCGTAAGCACACACCAGACCAGGTCCATTTCTATCTCTATGACTTTGGTACTAGTGGTTTGATCTCTATTTCTGATTTTCCTCATGTTGCAGATTATTTCACCTTGGATGAAACTGAAAAAATCATGAAATCTCTTCGATTCTTGAATAGAGAGATAAAAACTCGGAAACATGCTCTTTCGCAAGCAAGAGCCACAAATCTAAGGCAATACAATCAGTTGTCAGATGAGAGTTTTCCAACCATTTTCATCGAGATAGATGGTTTTGATAGTGTGATGGATGCCCCATTTGTCGATGCCTTTTATGATACTTTAAATGTCATTGCTCGCGATGGTGCCTCTCTAGGAATCTATCTAGTTGTGACACTTTCCCGTCTCAATGCGATGCGTCTACAGCTACAATCGAACTTTAAGACCAAGATTTCTCTCTTCTTATTTGATACCAGTGACTTATCAGGTGTAGTAGGACGTTCAAATATTCCACTCGATGAAATCAAAGGCCGTGCCATAGCTAAATTGGATGATATCGTCCAATTCCAAGTGATGTTGCCATACAGCAGTGAACATTATACGGACTACATAAAAGAAGTTCGCGCAGAACAAGAAGCCATGGCTGTGGCATACGATGGACCGCTTCCTGCAGGTATCCCAATGTTACCAGAAAAGGTAACCAAAGAAGTCATGGCAGAAATCTTAGAAAGCAGTCGAGACTTTATCTTGGGGCTCGAAAGAGAAGCCGTTGTTCCAGCAACCTTTAGTTTTGAACGCCCTCTTCTTATAGCCTCAGACAGTCCTGCTTTTGTAACGAATTACTATAAATTACTAGAATATCACCTAAACCGTTTATCAGGAGTGTATAATACTGTTATTTTAGATCCTAGTCAGCGTATTAACAGTCAGTTCTTTGATGGTATTCAACGATTTGATACTTCTTTAGAGGTTGATAATGTCATGAAGACGATATTAGAAGACTTTAAGAAACGGGTTGCGTCTCCAAATCAGGACTATCCAAAATGGTTAATTTTGATACCTGATATTGCTGCGACGGCTATGGCGGCTGGAGTGAGTGAACTGGACTTCAAGCAACTCCTTAGTGAAGGAGCTCAGTATGGAGTAACCTTGCTCTTTATAGGCGCCTACCAAGATCTAGTAGCGAACAATTACGACAATTTTGTCAAACTAGTTAATCAGCTAGTAGAACAAGTCTTTCTTGGTGTACGTATCAGTGATCAAGATCATACTCGCTATCCTTACATCACAAATGAGCCGGCACTGAAACCGAACCAAGGATATATTCTTTATCCAGATCATTATGAATCCGTTCAATTATTAGAAATTTAG
- the esaA gene encoding type VII secretion protein EsaA, whose amino-acid sequence MRKKVLFSLGMLLLFVTMIVSFFAIVKPTPISRTNSDSSVQQAPIKVAIVNEDTGKVYNGQPINIANTLVNSFIAKNNYKVEVVSRSIAESGLKNETYQLMIVLPSKFSEEALAIESTSPVQAKFQYQIQSSDQLTVKQAEQAVVAFKELFNKDLINIYFTSIIGNLKTAQGQVADVVTNEHESLTSFNNKLVDPLAQYSQQFNGLGSSPNNLLSSYSSFNKTLLNTNNAFRSIDSVNKTYEETINGIDKQQKKWDNSLNTREQALSNYDKDFSKLSVKEQLNQLSAINTQVTEKLSEPAIWKETTDTASSYNQDIAKLLESLKNNNKEIDNTLSNYDTKIREAVESSLAKNPSVVDGANKTLGSYIKSLNNSMQNQITSKWPSVYYDDATINNLSLSDADKQHLKNISAFIRWYSKKIGKDLPTLQSTTLENEEFSQLKNDIKSKSTTKRDLTLPSFEGKISKLTLTVPSGYYLKESNYGFSDLGGGSYQVSIPSEASPGMTISYTLGIKNENDLNVLSPVLVKYQLDTTEDVKVIKEDAPYVEKDKIENETVHAAPVSPATSVTSSSSTPDVQKPTEIITITKTITTTKINQTEKKVLNRHYEMQDIISNWEYNPTKLTQAVYKDVEAYLQLSGIVTAYYGLDLSKNTYTDTTFVPAEGSLAALANNDDLKTIVTNLIKATTVEALKSDLKISDKKLTDIQSRLANAEKLTSNIEQLRTTTNDLITQLRQLIEQTKLVDQTIKGKPSFVATEKVDNTSMVNVSMDMNRDLGTLMSASKTLMDNTKANQAVSETIQATMTQLTNDVNTLEKDGKSLSARVSELKNIMSSEYGSNEEFLKNFSTVLSNTRTGNTKNDAVYEYLSNPVDASKIGNVVSAATNRPSQTNRQDERSGLLVILISYLVSLVVAYLFQHADKEELQRLISLKDRLSWRNSSGPMFFLSVISVAVGSIIAIVSGVKLAFSVGQLSWFVMLLVLVSLMMTYSLNILLDKLKSLGFLISISLLLLYIISATQLFDEYYVNPAPILTTLSPLTYLEGVVKLFINQQNGVVQSVMVIVVLTIALGLVNIFLYRQVKDSK is encoded by the coding sequence GTGAGAAAGAAAGTTTTATTTAGCTTAGGGATGCTACTGTTATTTGTGACAATGATAGTATCCTTCTTTGCAATTGTAAAACCAACACCTATCAGCCGAACGAACTCAGATTCCTCGGTGCAACAAGCCCCTATTAAAGTAGCTATTGTTAATGAAGATACGGGTAAGGTATATAATGGACAACCGATTAACATTGCGAATACTTTAGTAAATTCGTTCATAGCTAAAAATAATTACAAAGTGGAAGTTGTTTCTAGGTCAATCGCTGAAAGCGGTCTAAAAAATGAGACTTATCAGTTGATGATAGTCTTGCCAAGTAAATTTTCAGAAGAAGCTTTAGCAATCGAATCAACTTCCCCTGTTCAGGCGAAGTTTCAATATCAAATTCAATCAAGTGACCAACTGACTGTCAAACAGGCTGAACAAGCTGTAGTAGCTTTCAAAGAGCTCTTTAATAAGGATTTGATTAATATTTATTTCACTAGTATTATCGGGAATTTGAAAACAGCACAAGGCCAGGTTGCTGATGTGGTTACAAATGAACATGAGTCACTAACGTCCTTTAATAATAAGTTAGTGGATCCTCTTGCTCAATATAGTCAACAATTTAATGGGTTGGGTTCATCACCGAATAATCTCTTATCATCGTATTCGTCATTTAACAAGACCTTGTTAAATACAAATAATGCCTTTAGATCAATTGATTCTGTTAATAAGACATATGAGGAAACAATAAATGGAATAGATAAGCAACAAAAAAAATGGGATAATTCCTTGAATACTAGAGAACAGGCTTTGTCCAACTATGATAAAGACTTTTCCAAATTATCAGTTAAGGAACAATTAAATCAATTATCTGCTATAAACACTCAAGTTACTGAGAAGTTATCAGAGCCAGCTATTTGGAAAGAAACTACTGATACGGCTTCTTCCTATAATCAAGATATCGCAAAACTTCTCGAAAGCTTGAAGAATAATAACAAGGAAATTGATAATACCTTATCAAATTATGATACAAAGATTAGAGAAGCAGTAGAGTCTTCCTTGGCTAAAAACCCCTCAGTGGTAGATGGAGCTAATAAAACTCTTGGAAGTTATATCAAGTCGTTAAATAATAGTATGCAAAATCAAATTACTAGTAAATGGCCAAGTGTATACTACGATGATGCAACTATAAATAATCTCTCTTTGTCAGATGCTGATAAACAACATTTGAAAAATATTAGTGCTTTTATAAGGTGGTATAGTAAGAAGATAGGGAAAGATTTGCCAACTTTGCAATCTACAACACTTGAAAATGAAGAGTTCTCTCAGTTAAAGAATGACATTAAATCTAAGAGCACAACAAAACGTGATCTAACATTGCCTTCATTTGAAGGGAAAATTTCAAAATTAACGTTAACAGTACCAAGCGGATACTATCTTAAAGAATCAAACTATGGATTTTCTGATCTTGGAGGAGGGAGTTATCAGGTATCTATCCCTAGTGAAGCATCTCCAGGTATGACTATTTCATACACACTAGGAATCAAGAATGAAAATGATCTCAATGTCTTATCACCTGTGCTTGTTAAGTATCAATTAGATACGACAGAAGATGTAAAAGTTATAAAGGAAGATGCCCCTTATGTAGAAAAAGATAAAATAGAGAATGAGACAGTTCATGCTGCGCCTGTTAGTCCAGCTACTTCTGTAACGTCAAGTTCCTCTACACCTGATGTGCAAAAACCAACAGAAATTATCACAATTACGAAGACCATCACGACTACTAAGATAAATCAAACAGAAAAAAAAGTTTTGAATCGTCATTATGAGATGCAAGACATTATTTCTAACTGGGAGTACAATCCTACCAAGCTAACTCAAGCGGTTTATAAAGATGTTGAGGCGTATCTACAGTTATCAGGAATTGTTACTGCGTATTACGGCTTAGATTTATCTAAAAATACGTACACAGACACTACGTTTGTTCCAGCAGAAGGTTCTCTTGCTGCCTTAGCAAATAATGATGACCTCAAGACTATTGTGACCAATCTAATCAAAGCAACTACAGTAGAAGCTCTAAAATCAGATTTGAAGATTTCTGATAAAAAATTGACGGATATTCAGTCACGATTAGCCAATGCTGAGAAATTAACATCTAACATCGAACAGCTGAGAACAACAACCAATGATCTAATAACTCAGTTAAGACAGTTAATTGAACAGACCAAATTAGTGGATCAAACGATTAAAGGTAAACCTAGTTTTGTTGCAACAGAAAAAGTAGATAATACTAGTATGGTTAATGTTAGTATGGATATGAACAGGGACCTAGGTACACTGATGTCAGCTAGTAAAACCTTGATGGACAATACAAAAGCAAACCAAGCTGTTTCTGAGACGATACAAGCTACTATGACTCAGTTGACGAATGATGTTAATACATTGGAAAAAGACGGAAAATCATTAAGTGCACGCGTTTCTGAATTGAAAAATATCATGTCTAGTGAATATGGTTCAAACGAAGAATTCCTTAAAAACTTTTCTACTGTTTTGAGCAATACTAGAACGGGTAATACGAAAAATGATGCAGTCTATGAATATTTGTCAAATCCTGTTGATGCTTCTAAAATTGGGAATGTCGTATCAGCTGCGACCAATAGACCGTCACAGACGAATCGTCAAGATGAGAGATCAGGACTCCTTGTTATCTTAATCAGCTATCTTGTTAGCCTGGTTGTTGCCTATCTTTTCCAACATGCAGATAAAGAAGAATTGCAAAGATTAATCAGTTTGAAGGACCGTTTGTCATGGAGAAATTCTTCTGGACCAATGTTCTTCCTAAGTGTGATTTCAGTAGCTGTTGGTTCTATAATTGCGATTGTTTCTGGAGTTAAACTTGCTTTCTCTGTAGGTCAATTGAGCTGGTTTGTAATGCTTCTTGTATTAGTGAGTCTAATGATGACATATAGTCTGAATATCCTTCTTGATAAACTAAAAAGTCTTGGATTTTTGATAAGCATAAGTCTATTACTGCTTTATATCATTTCAGCAACTCAATTATTTGATGAATATTATGTGAATCCAGCTCCTATTTTAACAACTCTTTCTCCGTTAACATATCTTGAAGGTGTAGTGAAATTATTCATTAATCAGCAAAACGGAGTTGTTCAGTCAGTAATGGTAATTGTTGTTCTAACAATTGCTTTGGGACTTGTAAATATTTTCTTGTATCGCCAAGTTAAGGATAGCAAGTAA
- a CDS encoding DUF4176 domain-containing protein yields MSDTKLLPLGSVIVLKGSTKKMLIIARVIAAPVKGDLYRFDYGACLYPEGMVGDSLIYFNHEDVFKVVQEGYSDDDNELMLEHITSVVSTTDIPKGNVAELNEVNELGG; encoded by the coding sequence ATGTCAGATACTAAATTATTACCACTAGGCAGTGTTATTGTTTTAAAGGGAAGTACTAAAAAGATGCTCATCATTGCTCGTGTGATTGCAGCACCCGTTAAAGGAGATCTCTACCGTTTTGATTACGGAGCCTGTCTCTATCCAGAAGGAATGGTAGGAGATAGCCTTATCTACTTTAATCATGAAGATGTTTTTAAGGTTGTTCAAGAGGGCTATAGCGATGATGATAATGAGCTTATGTTAGAACATATTACTTCGGTTGTCTCTACAACAGATATTCCTAAAGGGAATGTTGCTGAGTTGAATGAAGTAAATGAACTAGGAGGCTAA
- a CDS encoding YwqH-like family protein, which produces MGQIDYDQIYYLQGIVNQHSASISSAQSRITSIDEKLERLRTAKKSVSEIQQNVHNIKYPIMHRNIQPEWQGKQKDDFTKQWETFSSDYTSFQTEMNTFYDAICDEITRLENQKNEEHGIIGCLQSLKNSLENFIEKLLHTKEG; this is translated from the coding sequence ATGGGGCAAATAGACTATGATCAAATCTATTATCTTCAAGGTATAGTGAATCAACACTCCGCCAGCATCTCCTCTGCCCAATCACGGATTACTTCCATCGATGAAAAATTGGAACGTCTTCGCACGGCCAAGAAGTCTGTAAGTGAAATCCAACAAAATGTTCACAATATCAAGTATCCCATCATGCACCGAAATATTCAGCCAGAATGGCAAGGCAAACAAAAGGATGATTTCACCAAGCAGTGGGAAACCTTCTCTAGTGACTACACGAGTTTTCAAACGGAGATGAATACCTTCTATGATGCCATCTGTGATGAAATCACTAGGTTGGAAAATCAAAAGAACGAAGAACATGGCATTATTGGCTGTCTTCAGAGTTTGAAGAATAGTTTGGAAAATTTCATCGAGAAGCTACTACATACGAAGGAGGGGTAA
- the essA gene encoding type VII secretion protein EssA — translation MKKNIVFIFLLFSIFTKGSVAFANDGSLQIDTSLDKNTKKTEIQYFEQESNLTKLFHPETYKLIDTTKKLDQEKYQLVKTNLFSTKVESENIVNEYQSALFTNQIQINHSDKKTVSLKNVKSPVSWTAILLFILGMIVTIYSLFYKKLHIAKQ, via the coding sequence ATGAAAAAAAACATTGTCTTTATCTTTCTATTGTTTTCAATTTTTACAAAAGGTAGTGTTGCTTTTGCAAACGATGGATCTTTGCAAATAGATACATCTTTAGATAAGAATACCAAGAAAACAGAGATTCAGTACTTTGAACAGGAGAGTAATTTGACAAAGTTATTTCATCCTGAGACATATAAATTGATTGATACAACTAAAAAATTGGATCAAGAAAAGTATCAATTAGTTAAAACAAACTTATTTAGCACTAAAGTGGAATCGGAGAATATCGTTAATGAGTATCAGTCTGCTTTATTTACCAATCAGATTCAAATCAACCACAGTGATAAAAAGACTGTTTCACTTAAAAACGTAAAGTCTCCTGTTTCTTGGACTGCAATTTTATTGTTTATACTAGGGATGATTGTCACAATTTACTCGCTCTTTTATAAAAAGTTACATATAGCTAAACAATAA
- a CDS encoding TIGR04197 family type VII secretion effector: MYGTIQLSEVLFNAHISSLTKAQASLAGVSKPNFNTTSESKVLDLYQEQFNELYQLMTSYTSLLGTDIALMAATGKELARTDTVLGQTLFSGLQ, encoded by the coding sequence ATGTATGGAACGATTCAATTATCTGAGGTTCTGTTTAACGCGCACATCAGTAGTTTGACCAAGGCTCAGGCTAGTTTGGCTGGAGTGAGTAAGCCAAACTTCAACACGACATCGGAATCCAAGGTGCTCGATTTGTATCAGGAACAATTCAATGAGCTCTATCAGTTGATGACGAGCTATACGTCCTTATTGGGAACAGACATCGCCTTGATGGCAGCTACAGGAAAAGAGTTGGCCCGTACAGATACAGTATTGGGACAAACACTGTTTTCTGGCTTGCAGTAG
- a CDS encoding type VII secretion protein, with amino-acid sequence MEEYINISLDCSPFLSKILDLRVPTELTIKELIQIVSDTYGIGIKVMNPSVRNQQSGEILASTSSLVLVKDGVLLNLERI; translated from the coding sequence ATGGAAGAGTACATTAATATTAGTCTGGATTGTTCGCCTTTTTTATCTAAAATATTAGATTTAAGGGTCCCTACTGAGTTAACGATTAAAGAATTGATACAAATCGTCTCAGATACTTATGGTATTGGAATTAAGGTAATGAATCCAAGTGTAAGAAATCAACAGTCAGGAGAAATTCTTGCTAGTACGAGCAGTCTAGTATTAGTGAAAGACGGAGTTTTATTAAACCTGGAAAGAATATAG